One genomic window of Prochlorococcus marinus str. NATL2A includes the following:
- the rlmN gene encoding 23S rRNA (adenine(2503)-C(2))-methyltransferase RlmN, whose amino-acid sequence MTKLPKLSSNSSLLGLSSEDLEEFARQEGEKSFRGRQIHEWIYQRGAKSLDSISVLPKKWRDSLVRKGIQIGRLDEINRVVAEDETLKLLMGTFDGEIVETVGIPTDKRLTVCVSSQIGCPMGCKFCATGKGGLNRSLDVNEIVDQVISVRETMNRRPTHVVFMGMGEPLLNIRNVLDSIECLTSDIGIGQRKITVSTVGIPNTLSDLAKLAQDRLGRVKFTLAVSLHAPNQTLRELIIPSASSYPINSLLKDCKKYIELTGRRVSFEYILLGGLNDKDIHAEQLANLMRGFQSHVNLIAYNPIAEENFKRPSQSRVNAFRELLENRGVAVSVRASRGRDKDAACGQLRRQTIDKIKIN is encoded by the coding sequence GTGACAAAACTTCCTAAACTATCAAGTAATTCATCCTTGCTTGGCTTAAGTTCGGAAGATCTTGAAGAATTTGCTCGTCAGGAAGGTGAAAAGTCTTTTCGTGGTAGGCAAATTCACGAATGGATTTATCAAAGAGGGGCAAAAAGCTTAGATTCAATAAGTGTTCTTCCAAAAAAATGGCGAGATTCATTAGTACGTAAAGGAATTCAGATTGGAAGGCTGGACGAAATTAATAGAGTTGTAGCCGAAGATGAGACATTGAAATTATTAATGGGGACTTTTGATGGTGAGATTGTAGAAACAGTAGGAATACCAACAGATAAAAGACTTACAGTTTGTGTTTCAAGTCAAATTGGCTGCCCTATGGGTTGCAAATTTTGTGCGACTGGGAAGGGGGGGCTTAATAGATCTCTTGATGTGAATGAGATAGTTGATCAAGTTATTAGTGTTAGAGAAACAATGAATAGGAGGCCTACTCATGTCGTGTTTATGGGTATGGGCGAGCCACTCCTGAATATTCGAAATGTTCTGGACTCTATTGAATGTCTCACAAGTGATATTGGTATTGGTCAAAGGAAGATAACTGTTAGTACTGTTGGGATACCGAATACTCTTTCAGATTTAGCAAAATTAGCTCAAGACCGTTTAGGAAGAGTTAAATTCACGCTTGCAGTCAGTCTTCATGCACCTAATCAGACATTGCGTGAATTGATAATCCCCTCGGCGAGTTCATATCCAATTAATTCATTACTAAAAGACTGTAAAAAGTATATAGAACTCACTGGTAGACGAGTAAGCTTTGAGTATATACTTCTTGGCGGTTTGAATGACAAAGATATTCATGCAGAGCAGTTAGCTAACCTGATGAGAGGCTTTCAGAGCCATGTTAATTTGATAGCTTATAATCCAATCGCTGAAGAGAACTTTAAGCGACCAAGCCAATCTAGAGTTAATGCCTTTAGAGAGCTATTAGAAAATAGGGGAGTTGCTGTAAGTGTTCGTGCAAGTAGAGGTAGAGATAAAGATGCGGCATGTGGACAATTAAGAAGGCAAACAATCGATAAAATAAAAATCAACTAA
- a CDS encoding high light inducible protein, which translates to MIDPPLVPKRKLPRYGFHTHTERVNGRWAMIGFIALVLLEFKLGHGLMNW; encoded by the coding sequence ATGATTGATCCACCTCTAGTTCCCAAGCGTAAATTACCTCGCTATGGCTTTCATACACATACTGAAAGAGTTAATGGCAGATGGGCAATGATTGGTTTTATTGCGTTAGTTCTTTTGGAATTTAAATTGGGACATGGCTTAATGAATTGGTGA
- a CDS encoding DNA-directed RNA polymerase subunit beta': MTSSSPKTRKSSTKSKAKRGSKSKKAAEIIAVQRLSKTPPPFRNKVVDKKVLKNLVAWAFKHHGTAATAAMADNLKDLGFRYATQAAVSISVDDLKVPEAKQDLLGQAEELITATEECYRLGEITEVERHTKVIDTWTETNERLVDAVKKNFNQNDPLNSVWMMANSGARGNMSQVRQLVGMRGLMANPQGEIIDLPIRTNFREGLTVTEYVISSYGARKGLVDTALRTADSGYLTRRLVDVAQDVIVREEDCGTTRSILISAEDGKFGNRLVGRLTSEQVVNADEEVLAERDTPIDPQLSKKFEQSNMQGVRVRSPLTCEATRSVCRKCYGWALAHNQLVDLGEAVGIVAAQSIGEPGTQLTMRTFHTGGVSTAETGVVRSTLSGKVEFGSKARVRGYRTPHGVEAQQAEVDFNLSIVPTSGGKPQKIDIPIGSLLFVDNGQNIDIDVTVAQIASGTVQKSVEKATKDVICDLAGQVRYETIIQPREVTDRQGNITLKAQRLGRLWVLAGDVYNLPPNALPVVSGNVSVKEGQVLAEASQASEFGGEVRLRDSIGDSREVQIVTTSMTLDDFKLLEESTHSGEIWHLEAQDNTRYRLNTIPGSKIGNNEVIAELSDDRFKTETGGLIKYAPGLTIKKARSAKNGYEVSKGGTLLWIPQETHEINKDISLLMIKDRQWIEAGTEVVKDIFSQTAGIVTVTQKNDILREIIVRSGTFKLCKESKALDRFEGDGQIVNPGETIAKGIKTDSMVMVQSVETPEGKGLLLRSVEEFNIPDQAQLPELKHVKQPKGPSLGVKASQRLAYKDGELIKSVEGVELLKTQLMLETFDTTPQMTVDVEVIQDLNSKGDRLKLVILESILVRRDTTSDSSHGSTHTELQIENAQVVSAGDVVATTQILCKQEGVVQLPDAVDGDPVRRLIVEREEDTITIDSKGTTLLKVGQRVVDGDFVSKDQSIDACGEIENIDGKKVKLRLGRPYMVSPDSVLHVRDGDLVQRGDGLALLVFERQKTGDIVQGLPRIEELLEARRPRDSAILCKKSGTVDIKKGDDDDSVVVSIIEDNDVISEYPILLGRNVMVRNSQQVIAGEFLTDGPVNPHELLECFFTDLRDKKPLMDAAQEAIAKLQHRMVSEVQNVYKSQGVAIDDKHIEVIVRQMTSKVRIEDAGDTTFLPGELIELRQVEDTNQAISITGGAPSEFTPVLLGITKASLNTDSFISAASFQETTRVLTEAAIEGKSDWLRGLKENVIIGRLIPAGTGFSGFVEELNAEAGPHPDILAEDPAGYRRIQNLRPDYTVDMPSSPVAKNTAVLDDPSEEDLEATRSRHGIDPTTSNFAAFARPVGDDELSAEDQMPDPAALEGLQEEGLLSDE, from the coding sequence ATGACTTCCTCCTCTCCTAAAACTCGTAAATCCTCTACTAAATCAAAAGCAAAAAGAGGCTCTAAATCAAAAAAAGCAGCAGAGATCATAGCTGTTCAAAGACTTTCTAAAACTCCTCCTCCCTTTAGAAATAAAGTAGTTGATAAGAAAGTTTTGAAAAATTTAGTTGCATGGGCATTCAAGCATCATGGAACAGCTGCAACTGCGGCTATGGCAGATAACTTGAAAGATCTTGGTTTTAGATATGCAACCCAAGCAGCTGTTTCAATTTCTGTTGATGATTTAAAGGTTCCAGAGGCAAAACAGGATTTACTTGGTCAGGCCGAAGAACTAATCACCGCTACTGAGGAATGCTATAGATTAGGAGAAATTACTGAGGTTGAGAGGCATACAAAAGTTATAGATACTTGGACTGAGACTAATGAAAGATTAGTTGATGCAGTTAAGAAGAATTTCAATCAAAACGATCCATTAAATTCAGTATGGATGATGGCTAATTCAGGGGCCAGAGGAAACATGTCTCAAGTCCGTCAACTTGTTGGGATGAGAGGATTAATGGCTAATCCTCAAGGAGAAATCATTGACTTGCCAATACGAACTAATTTTAGAGAGGGTCTAACGGTAACTGAATATGTGATTTCCTCTTATGGAGCTCGTAAAGGTCTTGTTGACACTGCTTTAAGAACTGCTGACTCTGGATATTTAACTAGACGCCTGGTTGATGTCGCTCAAGACGTGATTGTTCGAGAAGAGGATTGTGGTACTACGAGATCAATTTTAATAAGTGCAGAAGATGGAAAGTTTGGTAATAGGCTTGTCGGACGCTTGACCTCCGAACAAGTCGTTAATGCAGACGAGGAAGTTTTAGCTGAAAGAGATACTCCAATTGATCCTCAGCTATCTAAGAAATTTGAACAATCAAATATGCAAGGTGTGAGGGTTAGATCTCCTCTTACATGTGAGGCGACCAGATCAGTTTGTCGTAAATGTTATGGTTGGGCGCTGGCTCATAATCAACTCGTTGATTTAGGTGAAGCTGTAGGTATCGTTGCTGCTCAATCTATTGGTGAGCCAGGTACCCAATTAACTATGAGAACTTTCCATACTGGTGGGGTGTCAACAGCAGAAACTGGTGTTGTTCGCTCTACTCTTTCAGGAAAAGTTGAATTTGGTTCAAAGGCACGGGTAAGAGGCTACAGAACACCACATGGCGTTGAAGCGCAGCAAGCTGAGGTTGATTTTAATCTAAGTATTGTTCCGACAAGTGGTGGCAAACCTCAAAAAATTGATATACCGATTGGTTCTCTACTTTTTGTAGACAATGGTCAAAACATCGATATAGATGTGACTGTCGCTCAGATTGCTAGTGGGACTGTGCAAAAAAGTGTTGAAAAGGCTACTAAAGATGTTATCTGCGATTTAGCTGGACAAGTTAGGTATGAAACAATTATCCAGCCCAGAGAGGTCACAGATAGGCAAGGTAATATAACTCTTAAAGCTCAACGACTTGGTCGACTTTGGGTACTAGCTGGAGACGTATACAATTTACCTCCTAATGCTTTGCCAGTTGTATCTGGCAATGTTTCTGTAAAGGAAGGACAAGTTTTAGCCGAAGCGAGCCAAGCAAGTGAATTTGGAGGTGAAGTAAGACTCAGAGACTCTATTGGTGACTCTAGAGAAGTTCAAATAGTCACAACTTCGATGACTTTAGATGATTTCAAATTACTTGAAGAGTCTACGCACTCAGGCGAAATATGGCATCTTGAAGCTCAAGATAATACACGTTACAGATTGAATACTATTCCTGGAAGTAAAATTGGGAATAATGAGGTAATAGCTGAGTTATCAGATGATCGCTTTAAAACTGAAACAGGAGGACTGATTAAATATGCCCCTGGGTTGACAATCAAGAAAGCTCGTTCCGCAAAGAATGGTTATGAAGTAAGTAAAGGTGGGACTTTGTTATGGATACCTCAAGAGACTCATGAAATCAATAAGGATATTTCATTGTTAATGATTAAAGATCGCCAATGGATAGAGGCAGGGACAGAAGTTGTTAAAGATATTTTTAGTCAAACTGCCGGAATAGTTACCGTTACTCAAAAAAATGATATTCTCAGAGAAATAATAGTGAGAAGCGGTACTTTTAAACTTTGTAAAGAAAGCAAAGCACTTGATAGATTTGAAGGAGACGGGCAAATAGTGAATCCCGGAGAAACCATCGCAAAAGGGATTAAGACTGATTCAATGGTAATGGTTCAATCAGTTGAGACACCAGAAGGTAAGGGTCTTTTATTAAGATCTGTAGAAGAATTCAATATTCCTGATCAGGCACAATTGCCTGAATTAAAACATGTTAAACAACCCAAAGGCCCATCATTAGGAGTAAAAGCCTCTCAAAGACTTGCTTACAAGGATGGAGAGCTTATTAAATCTGTTGAAGGTGTTGAGTTGCTTAAAACCCAACTGATGCTTGAGACATTTGACACTACGCCACAGATGACAGTAGACGTAGAAGTGATACAAGACTTGAATTCAAAGGGTGATAGATTGAAATTAGTAATTCTTGAAAGTATTTTAGTTAGAAGAGATACTACATCTGATTCTAGCCATGGCTCAACACATACTGAATTACAGATAGAAAATGCTCAAGTTGTTTCAGCCGGAGACGTTGTTGCTACAACGCAGATCTTATGTAAGCAGGAAGGTGTTGTTCAACTCCCTGATGCAGTCGACGGTGATCCAGTCCGTCGACTTATCGTTGAAAGGGAAGAAGATACAATAACAATTGATTCCAAAGGAACTACTCTTTTGAAAGTAGGACAGAGAGTAGTAGATGGGGACTTCGTTTCAAAAGACCAATCAATTGATGCTTGTGGTGAAATAGAAAATATAGATGGAAAGAAAGTTAAGTTGCGTCTTGGTAGACCTTATATGGTCTCACCAGATTCAGTCCTTCATGTTCGTGATGGTGATCTGGTCCAAAGAGGAGATGGTTTAGCTTTGTTGGTTTTTGAAAGACAAAAAACAGGTGATATTGTTCAAGGTTTACCAAGAATTGAAGAATTACTCGAAGCTCGAAGGCCTAGGGATTCAGCTATTTTATGCAAAAAATCCGGAACAGTAGATATTAAAAAAGGAGATGACGATGACTCCGTAGTTGTATCTATTATTGAGGACAATGACGTGATCTCTGAGTATCCGATTTTGTTAGGTCGTAACGTAATGGTTAGAAATAGCCAACAAGTCATAGCTGGTGAATTCTTGACTGATGGCCCAGTAAACCCACATGAGCTTTTGGAATGTTTCTTTACAGACTTGCGCGATAAAAAACCTCTGATGGATGCAGCTCAGGAGGCTATAGCTAAGCTTCAGCATAGGATGGTAAGTGAAGTCCAAAATGTTTATAAATCTCAGGGGGTGGCCATAGATGATAAACACATAGAAGTTATAGTTCGGCAGATGACTAGTAAAGTGCGAATAGAAGATGCAGGAGATACCACATTTTTACCAGGAGAATTGATAGAACTGAGACAAGTTGAAGATACAAATCAGGCAATATCGATAACTGGAGGTGCTCCTTCGGAATTCACTCCTGTATTACTTGGTATCACAAAAGCATCACTTAATACCGATAGTTTTATCTCAGCGGCTTCATTCCAAGAAACAACCCGAGTTCTTACCGAAGCGGCTATAGAGGGTAAGTCTGATTGGCTTCGTGGACTTAAAGAAAATGTCATTATTGGTCGTCTGATACCTGCCGGTACAGGTTTTAGTGGTTTTGTTGAAGAGTTAAATGCTGAAGCAGGTCCTCATCCAGATATTCTTGCAGAGGACCCAGCTGGTTATCGAAGGATACAAAACCTTAGACCTGACTATACTGTTGATATGCCTTCTTCCCCAGTAGCTAAGAACACCGCTGTTTTGGATGATCCCAGCGAAGAGGACTTAGAGGCAACTAGAAGTAGACACGGAATCGACCCAACAACTAGTAATTTTGCAGCATTTGCCCGCCCAGTAGGCGATGATGAATTATCTGCCGAAGACCAAATGCCAGATCCAGCTGCGTTGGAGGGCTTGCAAGAAGAAGGCTTGCTTTCAGATGAATAA
- a CDS encoding DNA-directed RNA polymerase subunit gamma: protein MTNSNLRTENHFDYVKIKLASPERVMEWGQRTLPNGQVVGEVTKPETINYRTLKPEMDGLFCEKIFGPSKDWECHCGKYKRVRHRGIVCERCGVEVTESRVRRHRMGFIKLAAPVSHVWYLKGIPSYVAILLDMPLRDVEQIVYFNCYVVLDIGDSKDLKYKQLLTEDEWLEIEDEIYAEDSTIENEPIVGIGAEALKQLLEDLNLKEVAEQLREDIATSKGQKRAKLIKRLRVIDNFIATSASPEWMVLDAIPVIPPDLRPMVQLDGGRFATSDLNDLYRRVINRNNRLARLQEILAPEIIVRNEKRMLQEAVDALIDNGRRGRTVVGANNRPLKSLSDIIEGKQGRFRQNLLGKRVDYSGRSVIVVGPKLKMHQCGLPKEMAIELFQPFVIHRLIRQNIVNNIKAAKKLIQKADDEVMQVLQEVIEGHPILLNRAPTLHRLGIQAFEPKLVAGRAIQLHPLVCPAFNADFDGDQMAVHVPLAIEAQTEARMLMLASNNILSPATGDPIVTPSQDMVLGSYYLTAIQPQSKQPKFGDYSNTYASLEDVLQALEDKRIDLHDWVWVRFSGEIEDDDELQNPLKSETLKDGTRIEEWTYRRDRLDEDGSLISRYILTTVGRVVMNHTIIDAVAATS, encoded by the coding sequence ATGACTAATAGCAATCTACGTACGGAAAATCATTTTGATTATGTAAAAATAAAATTAGCATCGCCTGAAAGAGTAATGGAGTGGGGGCAAAGGACTTTGCCTAATGGTCAGGTTGTAGGGGAAGTAACTAAGCCAGAAACAATAAATTATCGAACACTAAAGCCTGAAATGGATGGGTTGTTTTGTGAAAAGATTTTTGGTCCGTCCAAGGATTGGGAATGTCATTGTGGGAAATATAAGAGGGTTAGACATCGTGGAATTGTTTGCGAGAGGTGCGGTGTTGAAGTAACAGAAAGTCGGGTTAGGAGACATAGAATGGGATTTATTAAATTAGCAGCTCCTGTATCACATGTTTGGTATCTAAAAGGTATTCCTAGCTATGTAGCTATTTTGTTAGATATGCCTCTTAGAGATGTTGAGCAAATCGTTTACTTTAATTGTTATGTGGTTTTAGATATTGGAGATAGTAAAGATTTAAAATATAAGCAGCTATTAACAGAAGATGAATGGCTTGAGATTGAAGACGAGATTTATGCTGAGGATTCAACTATTGAGAATGAACCCATCGTTGGCATAGGTGCAGAGGCCTTAAAACAATTACTTGAAGATTTAAATTTAAAAGAAGTTGCTGAGCAATTACGAGAAGATATTGCTACAAGTAAAGGTCAAAAAAGGGCTAAGCTTATAAAAAGGCTAAGGGTAATAGATAACTTTATTGCTACAAGCGCAAGTCCAGAATGGATGGTTTTAGATGCGATACCTGTAATACCTCCTGATTTGAGGCCTATGGTGCAACTAGATGGAGGTAGATTCGCTACCTCAGATTTAAATGATTTATATAGAAGAGTAATCAATAGGAACAACCGTCTTGCTCGTCTTCAGGAAATACTAGCTCCGGAAATAATAGTTAGAAATGAAAAAAGGATGCTACAAGAGGCTGTAGATGCACTTATTGATAATGGTAGAAGGGGAAGAACTGTTGTTGGCGCAAATAATCGCCCCTTGAAATCATTAAGCGATATTATCGAGGGTAAGCAAGGTAGATTTAGACAGAATTTGCTTGGGAAAAGAGTTGATTATTCAGGTCGCTCGGTAATAGTAGTTGGCCCCAAGTTAAAAATGCATCAATGTGGATTGCCAAAGGAAATGGCGATAGAACTTTTTCAGCCTTTTGTAATTCATCGATTGATTCGCCAGAACATTGTCAATAACATCAAAGCTGCAAAGAAATTGATACAGAAAGCAGACGATGAAGTAATGCAGGTATTACAGGAAGTCATAGAGGGTCATCCTATCCTGCTTAACCGTGCTCCTACTTTGCACCGATTAGGCATTCAAGCTTTTGAACCTAAATTAGTTGCTGGACGAGCTATACAGCTACATCCATTGGTATGTCCAGCTTTTAATGCTGATTTTGATGGAGATCAAATGGCTGTTCATGTGCCTTTGGCAATTGAAGCGCAAACAGAAGCAAGGATGTTAATGCTAGCGAGTAACAATATTCTTTCCCCTGCAACTGGGGATCCAATAGTTACCCCATCTCAAGATATGGTTTTAGGGTCTTACTACCTTACTGCAATTCAGCCTCAATCAAAGCAGCCGAAGTTCGGAGATTATTCAAATACCTATGCATCACTTGAGGACGTTTTACAAGCTCTTGAAGATAAAAGAATAGATTTACATGATTGGGTTTGGGTTCGATTTTCTGGTGAAATTGAGGATGACGATGAGCTTCAGAATCCGCTTAAGTCAGAGACTTTGAAAGACGGTACCCGTATTGAGGAATGGACATATCGACGTGACCGATTAGATGAAGATGGAAGTTTAATTAGCCGTTATATATTGACTACTGTTGGTCGAGTCGTAATGAACCATACAATTATTGATGCCGTAGCAGCCACCTCGTAA
- the rpoB gene encoding DNA-directed RNA polymerase subunit beta yields the protein MSRSAIQVAKAATYLPDLVEVQRSSFKWFLDKGLIEELDNFSPITDYTGKLELHFIGAEYKLKRPRHDVEEAKRRDATFASQMYVTCRLVNKETGEIKEQEVFIGELPLMTERGTFIINGAERVIVNQIVRSPGVYFKDEQDKNGRRTYNASVIPNRGAWLKFETDKNDLLHVRVDKTRKINAHVLMRAMGLSDNDVIDKLRHPEFYKKSIDAANEEGISSEDQALLELYKKLRPGEPPSVSGGQQLLQTRFFDPKRYDLGRVGRYKINKKLRLTIPDNLRTLTNEDVLSTLDYLINLELDVGGATLDDIDHLGNRRVRSVGELLQNQVRVGLNRLERIIKERMTVGETDSLTPAQLVNPKPLVAAIKEFFGSSQLSQFMDQTNPLAELTHKRRISALGPGGLTRERAGFAVRDIHPSHYGRLCPIETPEGPNAGLINSLATHARVNEYGFIETPFWKVENGRLIKEGDPIYLSADLEDECRVAPGDVATNEEGKIMAELVPVRYRQDFETVSPEQVDYVQLSPVQVISVAASLIPFLEHDDANRALMGSNMQRQAVPLLRPERPLVGTGLETQVARDSGMVPISKVNGKVTYVDANAIVVTDDEGNDHTHYLQKYQRSNQDTCLNHRPIVFNGDPVIVGQVLADGSACEGGEIALGQNVLIAYMPWEGYNYEDAILVSERLVKDDLYTSVHIEKYEIEARQTKLGPEEITREIPNVSEENLGNLDEMGIIRIGAYVESGDILVGKVTPKGESDQPPEEKLLRAIFGEKARDVRDNSLRVPSTERGRVVDVRIYTREQGDELPPGANMVVRVYVAQRRKIQVGDKMAGRHGNKGIISRILPREDMPYLPDGTPVDICLNPLGVPSRMNVGQVFELLMGWAASNLDCRVKIVPFDEMYGPEMSNQTVQAYLKKAAKQPGKSWVYNPKDPGKLLLKDGRTGEPFDQPVAVGYAHFLKLVHLVDDKIHARSTGPYSLVTQQPLGGKAQQGGQRLGEMEVWALEAYGAAYTLQELLTVKSDDMQGRNEALNSIVKGKPIPRPGTPESFKVLMRELQSLGLDIGVYTDDGKEVDLMQDVNPRRSTPSRPTYESLGKEYEE from the coding sequence ATGAGCAGAAGCGCGATTCAGGTAGCCAAAGCAGCTACATATCTGCCTGATCTGGTTGAGGTGCAAAGATCAAGTTTTAAGTGGTTTTTGGATAAAGGCTTAATAGAAGAATTAGACAATTTTTCTCCCATTACTGACTATACAGGTAAGCTTGAGCTGCATTTTATTGGAGCAGAATATAAGCTTAAGCGTCCTAGGCATGATGTAGAAGAAGCAAAAAGAAGAGATGCAACGTTTGCTTCTCAAATGTATGTCACTTGTCGCTTAGTGAATAAAGAAACCGGAGAGATTAAAGAACAAGAAGTTTTTATAGGTGAACTACCTTTAATGACTGAACGTGGAACTTTTATAATTAATGGTGCTGAGAGAGTAATAGTCAATCAAATCGTTCGCAGTCCAGGAGTTTATTTCAAAGATGAGCAAGATAAAAATGGTAGGAGAACTTACAATGCAAGCGTTATTCCTAATCGCGGAGCATGGTTAAAGTTTGAAACTGATAAAAACGATTTGCTGCATGTTCGTGTAGATAAAACAAGAAAAATAAATGCCCATGTTTTAATGAGGGCAATGGGTTTATCAGATAATGACGTTATAGATAAATTACGACATCCTGAGTTTTATAAAAAGTCAATTGATGCGGCAAATGAAGAAGGTATAAGTTCAGAAGACCAAGCATTGTTAGAGCTTTATAAAAAGTTAAGACCAGGTGAACCTCCATCAGTAAGTGGTGGCCAACAGCTACTCCAAACAAGATTTTTTGATCCAAAACGATATGATTTAGGAAGGGTTGGTAGATATAAAATAAATAAGAAATTACGCTTAACTATTCCTGATAATTTAAGAACACTAACCAACGAAGATGTTCTTTCTACCTTAGATTATTTAATCAATTTAGAATTAGATGTTGGTGGAGCTACTTTGGATGATATTGATCATTTAGGTAATAGAAGAGTTAGGTCAGTTGGTGAACTTCTACAAAATCAAGTTCGAGTTGGTTTAAATAGACTTGAAAGGATAATTAAAGAGAGGATGACCGTTGGTGAGACAGATTCACTTACCCCTGCGCAATTGGTAAATCCAAAACCTTTAGTAGCAGCAATAAAAGAATTTTTTGGTTCAAGTCAATTAAGTCAATTCATGGATCAAACCAATCCATTAGCTGAATTAACTCATAAAAGACGTATCTCTGCTTTGGGACCAGGAGGTTTAACTCGTGAAAGAGCTGGCTTTGCCGTTCGGGATATTCATCCATCTCACTACGGAAGACTTTGTCCGATTGAAACACCTGAAGGACCAAATGCAGGACTGATTAATTCGTTAGCAACTCACGCACGAGTAAATGAATACGGTTTTATTGAGACACCATTTTGGAAAGTGGAAAATGGTCGATTAATCAAGGAAGGTGATCCTATTTATCTTTCTGCAGATCTAGAAGATGAATGTAGGGTTGCGCCAGGTGATGTGGCTACAAACGAAGAAGGGAAAATAATGGCAGAACTTGTTCCAGTTAGGTATCGACAAGATTTTGAAACGGTTTCTCCTGAACAAGTTGATTATGTCCAACTATCACCTGTTCAGGTTATTTCTGTGGCTGCATCATTAATTCCATTTTTGGAACACGATGATGCTAACAGGGCTTTGATGGGTTCCAACATGCAAAGACAAGCAGTTCCTCTTTTGCGTCCAGAAAGGCCTTTAGTTGGGACTGGTTTAGAGACTCAAGTTGCTAGAGACTCTGGCATGGTTCCAATTTCAAAAGTAAATGGAAAAGTGACTTATGTTGACGCCAATGCAATTGTCGTTACTGATGACGAGGGAAATGATCACACGCATTACTTGCAAAAATATCAGAGATCTAATCAAGATACTTGTTTAAACCATAGGCCTATAGTGTTTAATGGTGACCCAGTAATTGTTGGTCAAGTTTTAGCTGATGGTTCGGCATGTGAAGGAGGGGAAATAGCTCTTGGTCAAAATGTATTAATTGCATACATGCCATGGGAAGGATACAACTATGAAGATGCAATTCTTGTTAGTGAAAGGTTAGTTAAAGATGATCTATATACCTCTGTCCATATAGAAAAATATGAAATAGAAGCTCGTCAAACCAAGCTAGGTCCTGAAGAAATAACAAGAGAAATCCCAAATGTTTCAGAAGAAAACCTTGGGAATTTGGATGAAATGGGAATAATACGAATAGGAGCTTACGTTGAGAGTGGTGACATACTTGTTGGAAAAGTAACCCCTAAAGGAGAATCAGATCAGCCTCCCGAGGAAAAACTTTTAAGAGCTATTTTTGGAGAAAAAGCTAGAGATGTAAGAGATAACTCTCTCCGAGTTCCTTCAACTGAAAGAGGAAGAGTAGTTGATGTAAGGATCTATACAAGAGAGCAAGGTGATGAGTTACCACCTGGCGCAAATATGGTTGTAAGAGTCTATGTAGCGCAACGCAGGAAAATTCAAGTTGGCGATAAAATGGCAGGAAGGCATGGCAACAAAGGGATTATAAGTAGAATACTGCCAAGAGAGGATATGCCTTATCTTCCTGATGGCACACCTGTAGACATATGCCTCAATCCACTTGGGGTTCCAAGCAGAATGAATGTAGGACAAGTCTTTGAGCTTCTTATGGGTTGGGCTGCCTCAAACTTGGATTGCAGAGTTAAAATTGTCCCATTTGATGAGATGTATGGACCAGAAATGTCTAATCAGACTGTACAAGCCTATTTAAAAAAGGCTGCAAAGCAGCCAGGTAAATCATGGGTATACAACCCTAAGGACCCTGGGAAGTTACTCCTTAAGGATGGTCGAACCGGTGAACCTTTTGATCAACCAGTTGCCGTTGGCTACGCTCACTTCCTAAAACTTGTGCATCTAGTCGATGATAAAATTCATGCTCGATCAACAGGTCCATATTCTTTAGTTACTCAACAGCCTCTAGGTGGAAAGGCTCAACAAGGAGGACAGAGGCTTGGGGAAATGGAGGTATGGGCACTTGAGGCTTATGGGGCAGCATATACTTTGCAAGAACTTTTAACTGTAAAGTCTGACGACATGCAAGGTCGGAATGAGGCTCTTAATTCGATTGTTAAAGGCAAGCCAATTCCAAGGCCTGGGACTCCAGAATCTTTCAAGGTTTTAATGAGAGAACTTCAGTCATTGGGATTAGATATTGGAGTTTATACAGATGATGGAAAAGAAGTTGATCTAATGCAAGATGTCAATCCTCGTAGAAGCACGCCAAGTAGACCTACCTATGAATCATTAGGTAAAGAATACGAGGAGTAA